The genomic stretch CTTATGCAGGCTATAAGGGGGTTCCCTATATTCAGTCGACCTATCGTAGCCAATGGTCCAATTTTCCAGGCGCTCCCAAGACCTTTTCACTGTCCGCTGACTTAAGTGCCAATGAAGGTACCATGGGATTTGGGGCATCCATTCTGTCAGATAAGCTGGGGCCTACGTCCACCTTCTCTGCACTGCTGACATATGCCTATAGGTTACAGACTGGCTACGATTCGTTTTTGAGTTTTGGACTTAGCGGAGGGCTGTCCGAATATGCCATAGATGGTACGATGCTGAGCCCTGACGAATATAATGATCCTGATATTCCGGAGGGAAAAGTAAATACCTTTACCCCAAATATGAATACGGGGATTTTCTTTCATACCGCCAGGTTCTATGCAGGATTCAGTATGTTTAATATGATTGGTAAAAAAGCGCTTGAAAGAGAGGATATTTCCCTGGCTTATCATGATTTCCACTATTATTTTACGGCAGGTACGATGATATTTGTTTCTGATGAAGTGCAGTTCAAGCCTTCCGTACTGGTCAAAGAGGCCAAGGGAGGCCCCACTAATTACGATATCAATGGCATGTTGCTGCTGATGGAGCGGCTGTGGCTGGGGGCATCCTATCGGTCAAACTTGGGGAATGGCAGTAAAAATTTGCAAGAAAACCTCAATAATCGAAATTCTATAGCAGCAATTGTGGAAATCTTTGCAACTAAACAGCTTAGAATAGGGTATAGCTATGATCATAATGTAAATATTTTGAGTAACTTAAGGAATAATTCCCATGAAATTTCAGTGGGATATTATATTATTCCTGGAGATGTTAGAGTACATAACCCAAGATGGTTTTAAGCATGAACAAGATTTTTAAAGCAGCATTTGTTATCATTTTTGCGTTGCTGGTGTACGAAAGAAGCTATGGCCAGCAGGCACTTTTGCGGTATGCGGATAAAGAATATGGACTATTGCATTATCAAGAATCCGCTGAAGCGTATGAACGGGCTTATGAAAAGCGTGGGAAATATCGGGCTGCCAAAGGCGCCGCGATCAGCCATGAAAAGATGAACGATTATCAGTCCGCCTATGAGTGGTGGCAGAAGGTTATCGGCTTTGAGGAGGCTGTGACGGATGATTATGTCCATTTTACGGCAGCAGCCAATTACGAAGGCAAACTCGAGGAGGTAAAGGCGGCACTGGACACATTGCCGGACCGTGAAGGTTTGGATCCTCTCAATTTGGATTCGCTTCAATACTGGTATGCCTCTTCCTCAAAAATGGCACTGGAACCTGTGCCGGGGATTAATAGCAATGCTTCCGACTATGGTTTGGTGAAGGATGCTCAAGGCAATATGTACTTCACTTCTGATCGGGGTAAAACAGGCAATGCGAAAAAATCCGCTGTGCGACTTGACCTGTCCGGAAGGATGAATGAGGATATTTATGAATGGACGGGAAGGGATTTTTTGCATGTTTATAAAGCGGATAGCACAGGAGCCATTAGCTCCTTGGAAGTTCCTGTGCCGGATAGTTACCACTTTGCGGATCCTTTCTTCGTAAATGGGGGCAAAAAAGTATTCTATACCGTCACTAGAAAGGTGAAGCGTCAGAATGGAAAAAAAATTAAACCTGCCAATAGCGTAAACCCAGAGATGGACTATGGCCAGCGGGCCGATTCCTATATTGATTATCACTCTGAATTGTACTTCAGCCAGGTAGGCGAAGACGGGAAGTTTGCCGATTATAAACCTGTTCCTTGGAATGATGCCACAGGGTATTCGGTGATCACACCTTTTGTGGATGAAGAAGCAGGAAAGCTATACTTCGCCTCGGATATGCCAGGAGGTTTTGGGGGGTATGACATTTATGAAGTGAGCTTTGATGATGATTTTAACTTTGGCACCCCCGAGAATCTGGGAGAGCTGATCAATAGCGCTGAAGATGAGCGGGATCCGTTTTTGATGGATGATACGTTTTATTTTTCATCCAATGGTCATTTTGGCTTAGGGGGATTTGATCTGTTTAGTGCAGGCTATCGGAGCGGGACATTTTCGGGACTGAAAAACCTCGGGATTCCCTATAATTCGCCGCGCGATGATTTTGGATTTCTGTTGGCTGATGGTGGCAAAATGTACCTCTCTAGTGATCGCAGTGGTGGTGCAGGGCTGGACGATATTTATACCATGCAGACGATGTTGATGCGCTTTCTTGGCAGGGTGGTTGATTGTGAAGGAGGGCTGGTCAGTGATGGTTTTATGGCTGAGATGATCAAGAAAGATGAGCAGCGGGCATTAACGCTCGATCGGGAAACGGCAGGTGAAATCAAGCGTGACTTGGAGCCTGGGGAAGATTATGCCTTAAAGATAAGCAAGCGAGGTTATTTCCCCGTTTATGATGACCAGATCAAGGCAGAAGCCGAAAATGGACTGGTTGAGCGAGAGTACACGCTAGTTCCCATACCCTATAGAAGGACAGTATTCGTGGATCTGGTGTACTACGACTTGGACAAAGCGGTCATTCGGTCTGATGCCATGGCTGTGTTGGATAAGGTGGCTGAGTTGATGGTTTCCCAGTCTTACCTGGATTTACAGGTACGTTCCCATACTGATGCCCGGGCATCCAATGATTACAATGAAAAGCTCAGCAACTCGAGGGCCGATGCTGTAGCAGCTTATTTGGAAGGTAAGGGTATTTCGTCAGAGCGGGTTCATGAGGCCTGGTACGGAGAGGAAGAATTGGTCAATAATTGTGGCGACGGTCAGCCCTGTCCAGAGTGGAAGCACCAGCTCAATCGCCGCAGTGAATTAGTGTTGATGGCATTTTCTGAGGAGGGCAAGGAGTACGAACTGCCTGCCGACCTGAAGGATTTGTGCGAGACGCCAAACCTCGGAGTTACGATGAATGTGCCGACTATTTATTTTGACTTTGACAAATACATCCTTCGTCCCGAGAGTGTTTCCCAATTGGACAGAGTGGCCCTGCTGCTAAAGGAACGACCTGAAATGGAGTTGGCATTGGCAGGTCATACCGATATCCGGGGTTCTGAAAGCTATAATGAAGTGCTCTCTGAACAGCGTGCCGAGGTAGTCAGGGATTATCTGATCAGCTTAGGGATCGAGGAAGGCCGGATTAGTTATAAATGGTATGGCAAAACCCGTCCGGTACATGATTGCTCCGGTAGTCCGTGTACAGCGGCCGATCACCAACTTAACCGACGCACAGAGATCATGCTAATGCTGGATGGATTAAATATCAATGATACATCCAGTCCTGCTTCCACTGGTGAAGGAATGTCTGCCTTACCCAAGGCCACCGAAGAAATTTATCTCATTTCAGGTGTATTTAGCTCCAAAGAAAATGCAGAGGAGTACCTGAAAGTACTTGACCAGAAAGGTTTTGACCAAGCAAAATACTTCTTTAATACAGACGATCAGCTTTTTTATTGTTATGTGACCACCTTTGATAGTTTTTATGATGCTTCCAAAAGGCTGGAACATTACAAGTCCAAAGGCCTGGGAAATGCTTGGGTGAAGAAGATTTAGAGACGTCATACTTTTACCATAGCAAGAAAATCTTTTATAATGATAATAGGATAAATTAGCTCAAAAATCAGCATTTTGTCACTTTAGACGTAGAAATGTCATAAAGTAGGCGCCTTTACGACATGATCAAAACGAAGGTATATCCACTAATTTTGGGGTAAACAAAATGCTATAGGCTATGGAAGAAAATAGTATTTCATCAAAACTAAAAGGGCTTAGGTCAAGTAAAGGGATTTCTCAGGAGTTGCTGGCAGAAGAGGCGGGAGTAAGCCTGCGGACAGTCCAGCGCATAGAGAGTGGTACTTCAAAACCAAGTGGATCTACTTGCCAGCGTTTGGCCGAGGCATTAGGTATAAGTCCCGATGTTTTTATCGATCCCAATCTAATGGAGAACACGGATTTTCTAAAAAAGCTAAGCTTGTCGGCGCTATCATTTATCCTTTTCCCATTACTGGGAATTTTAGTACCTTCTGTACTTTGGGTGCTTTACAAGGATAAAGTTAAAGGAATTGATGAGGTAGCAAGACCGCTCATTAATTTTCAAATTACCTGGACACTTTTATGCGTGTTGCTTCCTTTTTTGATAATGCCTCTGCTGTTTGTATTATTGGAGATAGCAATGGGGGTGTTTGGGCTGCACATTGATTTGTCTTTTATCAGTTTTTTTGAAGCTAAATTGATATGGTTTCTAATGTATGTTTACAATGCTACGGTGACAGTAGTCAATACATTTAATATCCATGACAATAAGGCGACCAGATACTTTCCCACAGTCAAATTTTTGAGGCTCAAGTAATAGAAACGAACACGATGGTCTAAGTCTAAAAAAGAGGTGCCCAAACAATTCTTTATTTTGGTAGTTACACTTTAAATAGAAGTAATATGGATACCACCGGAAATGTTTCAAGCAAAAAGGTCAATTGGTTTTACCTATTGCTGTTTGTGACCGTAACGGTTTTGATGGGCAGTATTTCAGGAATTGCCAATGTGGG from Echinicola soli encodes the following:
- a CDS encoding PorP/SprF family type IX secretion system membrane protein, which codes for MRKIFTVYCLCFFAWTFLMGSEGRAQQLPQFSQYIFNGLNINPAYAGYKGVPYIQSTYRSQWSNFPGAPKTFSLSADLSANEGTMGFGASILSDKLGPTSTFSALLTYAYRLQTGYDSFLSFGLSGGLSEYAIDGTMLSPDEYNDPDIPEGKVNTFTPNMNTGIFFHTARFYAGFSMFNMIGKKALEREDISLAYHDFHYYFTAGTMIFVSDEVQFKPSVLVKEAKGGPTNYDINGMLLLMERLWLGASYRSNLGNGSKNLQENLNNRNSIAAIVEIFATKQLRIGYSYDHNVNILSNLRNNSHEISVGYYIIPGDVRVHNPRWF
- a CDS encoding OmpA family protein, with the translated sequence MNKIFKAAFVIIFALLVYERSYGQQALLRYADKEYGLLHYQESAEAYERAYEKRGKYRAAKGAAISHEKMNDYQSAYEWWQKVIGFEEAVTDDYVHFTAAANYEGKLEEVKAALDTLPDREGLDPLNLDSLQYWYASSSKMALEPVPGINSNASDYGLVKDAQGNMYFTSDRGKTGNAKKSAVRLDLSGRMNEDIYEWTGRDFLHVYKADSTGAISSLEVPVPDSYHFADPFFVNGGKKVFYTVTRKVKRQNGKKIKPANSVNPEMDYGQRADSYIDYHSELYFSQVGEDGKFADYKPVPWNDATGYSVITPFVDEEAGKLYFASDMPGGFGGYDIYEVSFDDDFNFGTPENLGELINSAEDERDPFLMDDTFYFSSNGHFGLGGFDLFSAGYRSGTFSGLKNLGIPYNSPRDDFGFLLADGGKMYLSSDRSGGAGLDDIYTMQTMLMRFLGRVVDCEGGLVSDGFMAEMIKKDEQRALTLDRETAGEIKRDLEPGEDYALKISKRGYFPVYDDQIKAEAENGLVEREYTLVPIPYRRTVFVDLVYYDLDKAVIRSDAMAVLDKVAELMVSQSYLDLQVRSHTDARASNDYNEKLSNSRADAVAAYLEGKGISSERVHEAWYGEEELVNNCGDGQPCPEWKHQLNRRSELVLMAFSEEGKEYELPADLKDLCETPNLGVTMNVPTIYFDFDKYILRPESVSQLDRVALLLKERPEMELALAGHTDIRGSESYNEVLSEQRAEVVRDYLISLGIEEGRISYKWYGKTRPVHDCSGSPCTAADHQLNRRTEIMLMLDGLNINDTSSPASTGEGMSALPKATEEIYLISGVFSSKENAEEYLKVLDQKGFDQAKYFFNTDDQLFYCYVTTFDSFYDASKRLEHYKSKGLGNAWVKKI
- a CDS encoding helix-turn-helix domain-containing protein, whose amino-acid sequence is MEENSISSKLKGLRSSKGISQELLAEEAGVSLRTVQRIESGTSKPSGSTCQRLAEALGISPDVFIDPNLMENTDFLKKLSLSALSFILFPLLGILVPSVLWVLYKDKVKGIDEVARPLINFQITWTLLCVLLPFLIMPLLFVLLEIAMGVFGLHIDLSFISFFEAKLIWFLMYVYNATVTVVNTFNIHDNKATRYFPTVKFLRLK